In the Candidatus Zixiibacteriota bacterium genome, one interval contains:
- the dsrA gene encoding dissimilatory-type sulfite reductase subunit alpha, translated as MAEVPNTPLLDELEKGKWPSFVTEIKDAAKSNDMCKDLLGILEKSYNEKIGHWKHGGIVGVLGYGGGVIGRYCDVPEEFPGVSHFHTMRINMPAAWFYTSDALRKICDIWEKHGSGLTNMHGSTGDIILLGCRTDDLEPTFQDLAREGFDIGGSGSDLRTPSCCNGMARCEWACFDTMRACYDLTMHWQDELHRPAFPYKYKFKFAGCPNDCVASIARADMSFIGTWRDEIQVDQDKVKEAVDKDGVDMINDVVLRCPGQCMQWDGNKLEIDDSSCRHCMHCINVLHKALKPGKDRGCTVLIGAKAPIIEGAQLSSVLIPFMKMEPPYEELKDLIERIWDIWCDEGKARERIGEFIQRVGLGNFLEAIEMEPTPEMIAHPRENPYVFYEEYYEEGDEEEEEE; from the coding sequence ATGGCAGAAGTACCGAATACCCCGTTACTGGATGAACTCGAGAAGGGTAAATGGCCAAGTTTTGTGACTGAGATCAAGGACGCGGCTAAGAGCAACGATATGTGCAAAGACCTGCTCGGCATCCTCGAGAAATCCTACAATGAGAAGATCGGCCACTGGAAACATGGCGGTATCGTGGGTGTTCTGGGCTACGGCGGCGGTGTAATCGGCCGTTACTGTGACGTGCCCGAAGAATTTCCCGGCGTATCCCATTTCCACACCATGCGAATCAACATGCCGGCGGCCTGGTTTTATACCTCCGACGCCCTCAGGAAGATCTGTGATATCTGGGAAAAGCATGGATCCGGCCTGACAAATATGCACGGTTCCACCGGCGACATCATTCTTCTGGGATGCCGCACTGATGATCTGGAGCCGACTTTCCAGGATCTGGCCCGCGAAGGTTTCGATATTGGCGGATCCGGATCGGATTTGCGTACCCCGAGTTGCTGCAATGGTATGGCTCGTTGTGAATGGGCCTGTTTCGACACCATGCGTGCCTGCTATGACCTGACCATGCACTGGCAGGATGAGCTTCACAGGCCCGCCTTCCCGTATAAATATAAATTCAAATTTGCCGGTTGCCCGAACGACTGCGTGGCCTCGATTGCCCGCGCGGATATGTCGTTTATCGGTACCTGGCGCGATGAGATCCAGGTCGACCAGGACAAGGTCAAGGAAGCTGTCGACAAAGACGGTGTTGACATGATCAACGATGTAGTCCTGCGCTGTCCGGGTCAGTGTATGCAGTGGGACGGCAACAAGCTGGAGATCGATGATTCCTCCTGCCGTCATTGTATGCACTGTATCAATGTTCTTCACAAAGCTCTCAAGCCGGGTAAGGACCGCGGTTGCACGGTTCTGATCGGCGCAAAGGCCCCGATTATCGAAGGCGCTCAGCTCTCATCGGTTCTGATCCCGTTTATGAAGATGGAACCGCCGTACGAGGAACTCAAAGACCTGATCGAGCGGATTTGGGACATCTGGTGCGATGAAGGCAAGGCTCGTGAGCGTATCGGCGAGTTCATCCAGCGTGTCGGTTTGGGTAACTTCCTGGAAGCTATCGAAATGGAACCGACTCCGGAGATGATCGCTCATCCTCGTGAGAACCCGTACGTCTTCTATGAAGAATACTATGAAGAAGGCGATGAAGAGGAAGAAGAAGAATAG
- the dsrB gene encoding dissimilatory-type sulfite reductase subunit beta: MAEAQQERITDIGPPHYEKFLPPVIKENYGKWDYHEYVKPGVYVHVAEGGDKIYTVRAASPRLVSIHKIRKYADLADKYCDGYLRFTSRNNVEFLLTDESKIDPLIKDLEELGHPVGGVGNAISNIVHTQGWVHCHSAATDASGIVKAVMDELNEYFTSMKLPAKIRIALACCLNMCGAVHCSDIAILGIHRRPPKVIDENVPKQCEIPNVVAACPTAAIRPAEKDGKKSVEVIEENCMFCANCYTVCPAMPLNDPLNDGVSIWIGGKVSNARHEPMFSKLAIPFIPNNPPRWPEVVEAVKGIVELWAKHARKYERIGEWIERIGWPKFFKLSGIEFEKEHIDDFKYAGLTFKRSTHITF, from the coding sequence ATGGCAGAAGCACAGCAGGAAAGAATTACTGATATTGGTCCGCCACATTATGAGAAATTTTTGCCGCCGGTTATAAAAGAAAACTACGGCAAATGGGACTATCATGAATATGTCAAGCCGGGTGTCTATGTGCACGTGGCTGAAGGTGGCGACAAGATCTATACAGTGCGGGCCGCTTCCCCGCGTCTGGTTTCGATCCACAAGATCAGGAAATATGCCGATTTGGCTGACAAGTATTGCGACGGGTATCTGCGCTTTACCAGCCGTAACAATGTCGAATTTCTCCTGACCGATGAAAGCAAGATCGATCCCCTGATTAAGGATCTCGAGGAACTGGGCCATCCGGTCGGTGGTGTCGGCAACGCCATCTCGAATATCGTCCATACCCAGGGCTGGGTGCACTGTCACTCCGCCGCTACCGATGCTTCAGGTATCGTCAAGGCTGTCATGGACGAGTTAAATGAATACTTCACTTCCATGAAACTTCCGGCCAAGATCCGTATCGCCCTGGCCTGTTGTTTGAATATGTGCGGAGCGGTGCACTGTTCTGATATCGCTATTCTGGGTATTCATCGTCGTCCACCGAAAGTGATCGACGAAAATGTTCCCAAGCAGTGCGAGATTCCGAACGTGGTGGCCGCCTGTCCGACCGCGGCGATTCGCCCGGCCGAAAAAGATGGCAAGAAGAGCGTTGAAGTTATCGAAGAGAACTGCATGTTCTGCGCCAACTGTTACACAGTTTGCCCGGCCATGCCCCTGAACGATCCGCTCAATGACGGTGTCTCGATCTGGATCGGAGGCAAGGTTTCCAACGCGCGTCATGAGCCGATGTTCTCAAAGCTGGCGATTCCGTTTATCCCGAACAATCCTCCGCGCTGGCCGGAAGTGGTCGAGGCGGTCAAGGGTATCGTCGAACTGTGGGCCAAACATGCCCGCAAGTATGAGCGTATTGGCGAATGGATCGAGCGAATCGGCTGGCCGAAGTTCTTTAAGCTGTCCGGTATCGAGTTCGAGAAAGAGCATATCGATGACTTCAAGTATGCTGGATTGACATTTAAACGATCAACTCATATAACTTTCTAA